In Melitaea cinxia chromosome 11, ilMelCinx1.1, whole genome shotgun sequence, a genomic segment contains:
- the LOC123657775 gene encoding uncharacterized protein LOC123657775: protein MGFTTVRNIVHETCKAIFTVLRSTALPKPTSQQWQSIATDFDKFWNFPNCIGAIDDVGAYGRNSDGGILQSSKFGSKLRNGFLCIPPEKALPHSTQKLPHVFVADEAFPLTENIMRPYPSHLLNDEKKRIFNYRLSRARRIVENAFGMLQERFELFQKGIKVQPKYINNIILASTCLHNFIIDGHSMEALSSNTNNAIDRTNDTVFNNLEGMVVRDCFTEYFSNVGNVYWQNKIVNRC, encoded by the exons ATGGGATTCACTACCGTGCGTAATATAGTCCACGAAACCTGTAAAGCAATATTTACTGTATTAAGGTCGACTGCATTGCCGAAACCCACGAGCCAACAATGGCAGTCAATTGCAACCGACTTTGATAAATTTTGGAATTTTCCTAACTGCATTGGGGCAATAGATG ATGTCGGAGCATATGGTCGAAATAGCGATGGCGGTATACTCCAAAGCTCTAAATTTGGTTCGAAACTACGTAATGGGTTTTTATGCATACCACCGGAAAAGGCTTTACCACATTCAACTCAAAAATTACCCCACGTATTTGTCGCCGATGAAGCCTTTCCACTAACAGAAAATATTATGAGACCATACCCCTCACATCTtttaaatgatgaaaaaaaaaggatattCAATTATCGCTTAAGTAGAGCACGGCGTATTGTAGAAAATGCTTTTGGGATGTTACAAGAAAGAtttgaattatttcaaaaagGTATAAAAGTTCAACCAAAGTACATTAACAACATCATACTAGCAAGCACGTGTTTGCATAACTTTATCATTGATGGTCATTCTATGGAGGCGCTTAGCTCTAATACTAATAATGCAATCGATAGAACCAATGATACAGTGTTCAACAATCTCGAAGGGATGGTTGTAAGAGATTGTTTCacggaatatttttctaatgttGGTAACGTGTACTggcaaaataaaattgttaatagaTGTTAG
- the LOC123657565 gene encoding ATP synthase lipid-binding protein, mitochondrial — MLSAARLIAPAARSAIFSNTASLRPLAVVPTQTQIVPAAPTQLSAVRSFQTTSVTKDIDSAAKFIGAGAATVGVAGSGAGIGTVFGSLIIGYARNPSLKQQLFSYAILGFALSEAMGLFCLMMAFLLLFAF, encoded by the exons atgctGTCTGCTGCTAGATTGATCGCCCCTGCAGCCAGGTCTGCT ATCTTCAGCAACACAGCTTCTTTGAGGCCATTAGCGGTGGTGCCTACCCAGACACAGATTGTCCCAGCCGCCCCCACCCAGCTCTCGGCTGTCCGCTCTTTCCAAACCACCTCGGTCACGAAGGACATTGACTCAGCTGCCAAATTCATTGGAGCTGGTGCTGCCACAGTCGGAGTTGCAGGATCTG GTGCTGGTATTGGAACGGTGTTCGGCTCCCTCATCATCGGTTATGCCAGGAATCCCTCCCTCAAGCAGCAACTTTTCTCATACGCCATCTTGGGTTTCGCCCTGTCTGAGGCCATGGGTCTCTTCTGTCTTATGATGGCATTCTTGCTGTTGTTTGCTTTCTAA
- the LOC123657566 gene encoding juxtaposed with another zinc finger protein 1 produces MAVFMLNICKFNGCGITFPRLSDLIEHIEDVHIDYDPAVVEQKEASQPACIPLSYVLKFFTEASRREIQNMPAAADVRRRLLSAPKTPSVRSSTPTGSEVDEDELMSPSEDSNDSWTTVEEYSSEFILRYGVKMNANASSGILGPAAQEKPFACPVPGCKKRYKNVNGIKYHSKNGHKKDGKVKKAYKCQCGKSYKTAQGLKSHSISQHIVPTPSEARANIPKIPNFVVTASPASRPNNPPLDNIDTTKLVRIYDTIKAKDLPSFTIPKHNLTHLNIIAANQSQSLRHSVLLTPNSSPVTNIDRIKYDRSPKVTVTQEVSYDVTSLSMPSDRRG; encoded by the exons ATGGCCGTCTTTATGCTGAACATATGTAAATTTAACGGATGTGGCATAACATTTCCACGACTTTCGGACTTAATTGAACACATCGAAGATGTCCATATCG ATTACGATCCCGCAGTCGTTGAGCAAAAGGAAGCTTCACAACCTGCATGTATACCACTGAGCTATGTGTTGAAATTCTTTACGGAAGCATCGAGGCGGGAAATTCAAAACATGCCAGCGGCAGCCGACGTGCGTAGGCGCTTGCTCTCTGCACCGAAAACTCCTTCAGTGAGAAGCAGTACACCTACAG GTAGCGAGGTAGATGAGGACGAGCTCATGAGCCCTTCAGAAGACAGCAACGACTCTTGGACCACAGTAGAAGAGTACAGCTCCGAGTTTATATTGCGGTATGGGGTCAA AATGAACGCCAATGCATCATCAGGAATTTTAGGTCCCGCTGCCCAAGAGAAGCCCTTCGCTTGTCCAGTACCGGGTTGTAAGAAgcgatataaaaatgttaatggcATTAAGTACCACTCCAAGAATGGACACAAGAAAGACGGCAA GGTAAAAAAGGCATACAAATGCCAATGCGGCAAAAGCTACAAAACAGCGCAAGGGCTTAAAAGTCACTCGATATCGCAGCACATCGTCCCAACCCCTAGTGAGGCGAGGGCCAATATTCCCAAAATACCAAACTTTGTAGTAACCGCCTCTCCAGCTTCCCGCCCTAATAACCCCCCACTAGACAACATTGATACGACAAAACTGGTCCGTATCTATGATACAATTAAAGCCAAAGATCTTCCTTCATTCACTATTCCAAAACATAACCTCACTCATCTGAATATAATAGCTGCGAATCAGAGCCAAAGTCTAAGACATTCAGTATTGTTGACGCCTAATTCGTCTCCAGTTACTAATATCGATAGAATCAAATACGACCGATCTCCAAAAGTGACCGTTACTCAGGAAGTGTCATATGACGTCACGAGTCTGTCTATGCCCAGTGATCGTAGAGGCTAA
- the LOC123657548 gene encoding vacuolar protein sorting-associated protein 16 homolog — protein MSALLTADWFQLDSYYRKFDLYNMIWSMDEGLGNMIVSGAPYGGPIAVVRDRKQFVRIMSNAKPVITIYNCVGNTISKILWNSGVLVHMGWSDGEQLLCVQESGDVLIYDMFGAYQKTFSMGQEVRDTKVCKAQLFSNSYGIGLAVMTTTNRMFLVSNVSEPKIRTVPDVPRANEPIASWCVLSSGLRSSAVIGFLVCRDKEIYRCQLGESRPILMRPEITSAYTQILTIVPSQNGLHIALFTDSGMLWLGSSDFKTKYCEIDTGYIKQPKELLWCGSKAIIGHWDDTMCIYGFNGTTITYPYDGPFHLISEIDCVRIISEMTHELIQKVPDVVEKIFRINSTAPGSYLVEASKQFQKRSHRADEYIRLVKPDLASAVQDCIDAAAFEFNTDVQKMLARAAQFGKGFLSDTVLTEHYVRTCRWLRVLNAVRDPRVAIPLTSLQVQNLGERILLDRLIWRRLHCLAGHIASYLQLKDGQTRVLSHWACYKVTQPHLDNESAAREIGEKLRNIPGISYSTIAMKAAEKGRKTLAIKILEYETRSKLQVPLLLALGEGPTALLKATASGDTDLVYIVLLHLKEKMGKHEFELTIRSFPLAHALYIKYCATHNREALRQVYVQEDDFAGQAASHVREALELSEPGAREASLLSARECHRKGRNELGVSICEEARKLCKQQSSLQETYGESFVGLSLHDTVKKLLKQGEIKFADKLRSEYKMPDKRYWWLRILTLAERDEWAQLEVFSKSKKSPVGYEPFVDACLKYGKNDEALKYLPKCRDDIKVKYYVKAEFYEEAAQVAFEQKDESALFFVQNKCPVRESTKHAKIKALVEQLSTKK, from the exons ATGTCGGCCTTATTGACGGCAGATTGGTTTCAACTAGATTCCTACTACAG GAAATTTGATCTCTACAATATGATCTGGTCAATGGATGAAGGTTTAGGCAATATGATCGTAAGCGGAGCACCCTACGGTGGACCGATAGCTGTTGTAAGAGATAGGAAACAATTTGTTCGCATCATGTCAAATGCTAAACCAGtcattacaatttataactGTGTGGGAAATACTATATCTAAAATTTTG tgGAATAGTGGTGTGCTTGTCCACATGGGGTGGTCTGATGGTGAACAACTTCTGTGCGTGCAAGAAAGTGGAGATGTTCTTATTTATGATATGTTTGGTGCCTATCAGAAGACATTTAGTATGGGGCAAGAAGTTAGAGATACaaag GTGTGCAAAGCTCagttattttcaaactcctatggAATTGGTCTCGCCGTCATGACTACAACCAACCGTATGTTCCTAGTGAGCAATGTCTCCGAACCGAAAATAAGGACTGTGCCAGATGTACCAA GAGCCAATGAACCAATAGCATCTTGGTGTGTTCTTAGTTCCGGTTTGAGATCTTCAGCAGTTATAGGATTCCTTGTTTGTAGAGACAAAGAAATTTATAGATGTCAACTTGGCGAATCAAGACCCATTCTTATG CGCCCTGAAATAACAAGTGCATATACCCAAATACTAACAATAGTACCGTCACAAAATGGACTTCATATTGCTCTATTCACTGATTCTGGAATGTTATGGCTCGGATCATCAGACTTTAAAACGAAGTACTGTGAAATTGATACAGGATATATCAAACAACCTAAAGAGTTACTATG GTGTGGATCAAAAGCAATAATCGGGCACTGGGATGATACAATGTGTATCTATGGCTTTAATGGTACCACAATAACATATCCATATGATGGACCATTCCATCTGATATCAGAGATAGATTGCGTTCGGATTATATCAGAAATGACACATGAACTGATACAAAAAGTGCCAGATGTAGTGGAGAAAATATTCAGAATTAATAGTACTGCTCCAGGATCATATTTAGTTGAAGCTTCAAAACAATTTCAA AAGCGCAGCCACCGCGCTGACGAGTACATCCGCCTCGTGAAGCCGGACCTGGCGAGCGCCGTGCAGGACTGCATTGACGCGGCCGCCTTCGAGTTCAACACCGACGTGCAGAAGATGCTGGCGCGCGCCGCGCAGTTCGGCAAGGGCTTCCTCAGCGACACCGTGCTCACCGAGCACTACGTGCGCACGTGCCGCTGGCTGCGCGTGCTCAACGCCGTGCGCGACCCGCGCGTCGCCATCCCGCTCACCTCCCTGCA AGTTCAAAATTTAGGCGAAAGGATCTTACTAGATAGATTGATATGGCGCCGCTTACACTGTCTAGCTGGTCATATCGCTTCCTATCTACAGCTGAAAGATGGGCAAACGAGAGTATTGTCACATTGGGCCTGTTATAAG gtaacacaGCCTCACCTAGACAACGAAAGTGCCGCTCGAGAAATAGGCGAAAAGCTACGAAACATTCCTGGCATTTCGTACTCCACTATTGCTATGAAAGCTGCGGAAAAAGGAAGAAAAACATTAGCCATTAAG ATATTAGAATATGAAACGCGTAGTAAACTGCAAGTACCTTTGCTGTTGGCTCTCGGAGAAGGTCCTACTGCCCTTTTGAAAGCTACAGCGAGTGGAGACACAGATTTGGTCTACATCGTCCTTTTACATTTAAAGGAAAAGATGGGAAAACATGAGTTTGAA CTAACAATCCGGAGCTTCCCACTAGCGCACGCGCTGTACATCAAGTACTGCGCGACTCACAACCGCGAGGCGCTGAGGCAGGTGTACGTGCAGGAGGACGACTTCGCAGGGCAGGCCGCCTCGCACGTGCGCGAGGCGCTGGAGCTCAGCGAGCCCGGCGCCAGGGAGGCCTCGCTGCTGTCCGCGCGCGAGTGCCACCGCAAGGGCCGCAACGAGCTAG gtgTATCTATATGTGAAGAAGCGAGAAAATTATGCAAACAACAGTCAAGTCTACAAGAAACATATGGCGAGAGCTTCGTCGGTCTCTCGTTACATGACACCGTTaagaaacttttaaaacaagGGGAAATAAAATTTGCTGATAAACTAAGATCTGAATACAAGATGCCTGACAAAAG gtACTGGTGGCTACGAATCCTCACTTTAGCAGAAAGAGACGAATGGGCGCAGTTAGAAGTATTTTCTAAATCGAAAAAATCTCCAGTTGGCTACGAGCCTTTTGTAGACGCTTGTCTCAAATATGGCAAGAACGACGAAGCTTTGAAATATTTACCAAAATGTCGAGACGATATCAAAGTTAAATACTACGTTAAAGCTGA ATTTTATGAAGAAGCTGCTCAAGTGGCTTTCGAACAAAAGGATGAGAGTGCATTATTTTTCGTCCAAAATAAATGTCCAGTACGGGAGTCCACTAAACACGCTAAAATTAAGGCACTTGTGGAACAATTGTCCaccaaaaaataa